A window of the Gemmatimonadota bacterium genome harbors these coding sequences:
- a CDS encoding metal-dependent transcriptional regulator, with translation MAEDEGPSLSRSVEDYLKAIYALSESGAAASTSEIAAALEVQPASVSGMIKRLAEFGYVEHAPYRGVHLTPEGSREALRIIRRHRILETYLSQRLGFSWDDVHQEAERLEHAASDALIERMAAALEHPRHDPHGAPIPTPSGDVEATDHPNLADVAVGSRVQIRAVQDEDSDRLRYLEARGLLPGVLLSIDARAPFNGPITVRVGGRRGTLQTIGHDLARRIRVAVAE, from the coding sequence ATGGCCGAAGATGAAGGCCCCAGCCTTTCGCGCTCCGTCGAAGACTACCTCAAGGCGATTTATGCCCTTTCCGAGAGTGGAGCCGCCGCCTCCACGAGCGAGATCGCGGCGGCCCTGGAAGTACAGCCCGCCTCCGTGAGCGGGATGATCAAGAGGCTCGCGGAATTCGGATACGTCGAACATGCCCCCTACCGGGGGGTCCATCTGACCCCCGAAGGGAGCCGCGAAGCGCTTCGGATCATCCGCAGGCATCGGATTCTCGAGACTTATCTGAGCCAGCGCCTCGGATTTTCTTGGGACGACGTCCACCAGGAAGCCGAGCGCCTCGAACACGCGGCCTCGGACGCGCTGATCGAGCGCATGGCGGCCGCGCTCGAGCACCCCCGCCACGATCCGCACGGTGCGCCGATCCCCACGCCGAGCGGGGATGTGGAGGCGACGGACCACCCGAACCTCGCCGACGTGGCAGTCGGGAGTCGTGTCCAGATTCGGGCCGTTCAGGACGAGGACTCGGACCGCCTCCGGTACCTGGAGGCCCGCGGCCTCCTTCCCGGAGTCCTCCTCTCCATTGACGCGCGCGCACCCTTCAACGGACCTATTACGGTCCGCGTCGGTGGTCGACGCGGGACGCTCCAGACGATCGGGCACGATCTCGCCCGCCGAATCCGGGTCGCCGTCGCCGAATAG